In Miscanthus floridulus cultivar M001 chromosome 8, ASM1932011v1, whole genome shotgun sequence, the sequence gaaggtgCTTACAAAGATGATGTCAGCTGAACTGCCTATGTCAATCaacactctgcttatctcccatgctgcaaTGTTGGccttgatcaccattgcgtctGTATGTGGGTAGCTCTCTAGATGGAGATCTTTCTCTATAAAGGTGATTGGTACTCTGGACCAGTCTGTGTATTTTGCTGGATCTTGGACTGCTGCGTTGTTGACCAGGCGGAGGTGGTCTTTTTTTTGCCTTTTCGTCTGAAACTCCATCGATGAGCCTCTGGCaattggtagtatcatgcctattgttggcaaTACTCCATGAGgattgacttggttttctgggtttggctcttTTTTGGTTGTGGCAGTTGAGGATGCGGTGGTGGCAGAGGCAATTGCTGTATATGTTGCTGTGGCTGCGGTAGTGGCTCAAATCTGCTTTGGATTTGTGGGGGTGGGTTTGTTTCAAGGTAGGTTATGTGGGGTGGTTTTAGATTTATGTAAGTTAGGTTTGCCTCCGCCCTATAGTTGTTTGTCGGAGGTTGCTGCGGAGGCACTAGCCGTCATACTGGTAaaaagtttgggtaataggcgaAGGCTAAGGTTGAAGGATGTATTTGGTTTGAGTTTAGCGCTGGGTAGACTGGGCAGCACTGCTGATGACCAGTTGTGAAGGTGTTGTTGACCTCTCTGGCATTCTGCTGCGGCAGAGGTTGGGCAATCTGCTTGTTTttcatcctttcctgtgtctcttttgtctcTGGACAATCTTTGGTGTTGTGCCCGGTGTTTTCGCCATGAAAGACGCAATATTGTTTGCGTTGCTTTTGCTTGTGATTTTTATTCCAATTTTGGCCTTGATAGCCTTGACGACCTTGATTCTGTGTTTGGGCCTCGGTGCTGCTGGCACTACGAGCTGCCCTTGGTCTGGGCTAAATTGGCCCTCCACATTGAATACTTGGTGACCTTGACCTGGCTTCTGATTTGATGTATTTTGATTTGTATTGCCCTTCTGAGAATTCTTATTAGTGTTCTGTTGCTTGTTCTGCCCTTGTTCCTCTAGCCTTTTCTGGAGGTCGTTATCTGACCTGCAGTATTTCTCAAATTCTTTATACAACTGTTGCATTGtggttggtttctttcttgctagatGGGCTGCAAATGGACCAATGCGGAGGCCTTTGATTGCTGCTTCGATGGCTATTTCAtctgggacgtctggtgcctttGCCTTCAGCTGTACAAATTTATGGAAGTAATCAAAGAGTGCCTCCCCTTGATTTTGCTTGTGCTGAAATAGATCTATGGAGGTTAGAGATTGCGCAGTGAATcctttgaagtttgccaatatttTATCTCGGAGgttttcccaagaatagactgtgcttggtttgaaCATAGAGTACCAGGCCAATGCATCACCCTCAGCTACGATGACTAAAGACTTTGCGAGGACGGCGTCATCTTCGCCGGCTGAGGCTACCGCGGCCTTGTAGCTCATGAGGAATTGATGGGGATCTGACTTTCTGTTAAACTTTGGGAGTATGATTGGCTTGCAGGCTGTTGGCCATGGTGATTGTTGGATGCCTTCTGAAAGTGGGGACTTCGGATCAACGGGCCTCCGTATCGCCTGAGCTGTTTGGTTAGCCggtggcgggggggggggggggggggctaaggTATGGTAGCATTTAGTGTGACGGCGGAGACTGGCGGTGCGAAGGTTGGAGCCGATGTTgaatgctgcatacttagcatctctgCTTGCAAGATGGCTAGCTGCTGCCTGATTTCTGCCGCTTGCGCTGATGCTTGGGCTGCTTGTTGATTggctgcgaatgctgctgccatccTGTCTCTCTCCTGCTGTGTCCTCTGTAGTTGTGCTTGTAATTGTTGGAGCTCTTGTTCGGGTGTTGCACCCTGAGGTTGCTGGACCTCCGTCCTCTGGGTCTCTGGGCCGTGTGGTTCCGGAGATTGAGCCTACGGGACCGCATCCTCGACTTCTTCCTCCTGCTGGATTGCGTAAGTGCTACGCGTGTTGCGCCTAGGTCTCCCTCTCTGACTCGCGGTTGTCGGTGCTCTTGCGGTGGTTTtccttttccctgccatcgttggtttgccttggccaaaccacggtgggcgccaatgttgagacttgcggtctcaAACAGGGAGGAGGTGATAGGGGCCTCCGACCAAAGGGCGCTGCTCCTGGGCGGACGCTCGACAAATATGCTAGACATATGCAACAATGGGAAGATGACACgtgaaaactagggtttcatcaattcattcaCCAACCAACCTGAACAGTTACAATCaccccctatttatagggctcaaccaCCGTTTCACACAGATTACAATAGTACCCCTCAACCACTACAGTACATTCTGGGAATATTCTATCACCGTTGTGCAGCCTTGGGGGTATTTTTGCCTTGTCTTCACGCGATGTCCTCTCGTCATGGGCCTGTACGGCCGGAGGCCCACCAGAACTCAGGGCGCCACATCCATCTTGGGCCTTGTCCCTCTAGTGGGCCGGTTGCTTCTGGCCGTCTTGCTCGGGCGCCGGAGGTCCCTGAGGCCCACCTCCGCTAGTTCGTGGCGGAGGTCTCCGTTGACTTCTCCGCCCCTGGGGGCGCCGGTGCGGGCTAATGTCTCCGCCTTGCTAGCCGGAGATCGCGCCCGTGCACCCGTGTGACTCACGTGAGTCCGCGCTTAGTTTCCTGCAAACATTTAGACAAAGCTGGTACACAGTAAGTTTTAGTCTGAGGCGACCTCCGCCCTACGGTCGCAGACACCTACGAAAAACATGGTCGGAGGCCTAGTTGTGATCTCATAATACAGCAATTCCTCTCCAAGCACAAGACTGGTACGAAGTTAACCTCAATCTAGGGCGGCCTCCGACCAACAGGGCGGAGATGCCTGCGAAAAACATGGTCGGAGGCCTGGTCATGATCTCATGTTACAACACTTTGGCTATTCAAgtttcttggaatgacttataatttagaacggatggagtatttcTGACTTACAACTTGTGGTGCAAGAAAAAGCCCAAAGCAAATCTCCTCAATTTGTTTTGTCAATGCACTAGAATATAACCATTTCATATCTATGCATGATTTATTGGTTGATGATGATGACCTCACAGGTCCTTACCCACTGCGATTGAGAGAGAACTGCATGCTCGCCAGTCCTTACATTTGAAAGATTCAACTTATCTCGCCGTCAACACGTACGATCGAAGCGCAAGCGCCACACATGTATCTATCAGGCCAGATACAACTTAATTTGGATTCCTTGTACGTGCTATATAACCTATATTCCAGCGCGGCGACTGACCCACTGGAGTTTGGGTCGTTTTGACTTTGTGTCCTTGCGTTTTTAATTTAATTAGCTGCAATTATGAACGCTGTTAACCTCCGGACACTAGCTTACAGTGCTCCCTTTATTCGTTTAAATTTGTTTGTTGTAAAGTTTGCTTCTTTTTTGctaaaaaagatttttttttttttgcaaactttGTTGTGCAAAGACCGAAAACCCCGCGAAAAGGAACCAGTAACCACCGGTCTCCACTGAAACCCTGACCATGTAATAGCAACACCGTGTTGGCCACTGACCCATTGATAATCGATCCGTCGATATATGTCCCGGATGATTCCCGGAAAATCAGTCCTAAAATATACGCGGTGTCACTCGGCAGGCAGCTCTTATTTCTGGGGTAATGATCCGGTCTTCTAGCCTAGCTATATATATTAGCAGTAGGACAAATGCAAGAATGAAGAAACTACATACACAACAATCTACTATTCTTTGTTATATATATAGCTTCATATAGCTTGCACCCCGGGCAGTTCAATTCATTGCTATGGGTGCTTCGCAGTCCGTGGTCTCAGGCCACCATGCCCACCCCGAGGGAAGGCACCACCGCCTCAAGCGCGTGAGCGGCAACGAGGTGAGGGAGCCGTGCATGATCTGCGCGAAGCCCGTCGAGCTCGGGGAGCAGGCTTACCGCTGCCGTCACGCCGGCTGCGGCTTCGTCCTCCACGACGCCTGCTACCACCTCCCCAAGAAGATGAAGCACTTTGCGCACTCTGGCCATCACCATCACCTCACGCTCTCCGACGGGCACCAACTGCCCGCCGGCCGCCGGTCATGCAACATCTGCGCCGTAAACTTCGACactaccggcggcggcggcaggccgTCCTCTTTCATCTATGGCTGCAAGCGGTGCAGCGGCTTCTACGCGCACCAGCGCTGCTGCCGGCTCCCGCGGACAATGCACAACACTGCGCTGCACCAGCACGCGCTCACGCTCCTCCCGCCGCTGGCGCCGCAGCCCCGCGCGAACGGGCATGGCAGCCGTGGCGGCGGCCGCAGATGCCTCAACGCCGCTGGGAAGTGCAACAACGCCAAGCGACTTGAAAACGACGCCATGTCGTACCAGTGCAACCAGTGCGACGTGGAGGTCTGCCTCGCGTGCCAACTGCCGCCGGTTCCGGAGCCGGACCACGGCGGCCCCGCCGTGGAGCCGAAGAACAGCTGCGGCAACGTTGTCGAAAGCCTTAGTGCGGTGGGGCAGCAACTGGCGACTGCGACGGGAATCGTACTCCGCGCACTGTGCTGTGCATGGCTTGGAGCTCCCATGGCCGCGCCGACACCGGCGCCTTCTAAGTCGTAATAACCATATAATATATATCTTCATCTATATAGAATATACTACTCATATCCTACTTTTTACCTTGGATCAAAGATTACATGTACCTTGATGCTACTTGCGGCAGCTGATCTGCTCTTCCGGTTGCTGGCGATAGTACTAGCAATGTCGGATCTTATGTTCGGTTCAACCTTCGGAAGATATGGCCGATGTGCTCTCGGCGCCTTTTACTCCCCATAGTGGTTGAGCATACCGCGCCTGTTTTGCAGTCTCCATTTTCATGGAGTCTTCTGTTGGTTGGGACTGCGGTTCTCTAGTCCAGATCTGGTGTACTTCCATGGTCGTGATGGAACTTTCTGAAGATTTGTACGCCGCTGGACGCGAGGAAGATGAAGTATAAGGACCGAGTGGTGTGCCTCAATGTAAATTTATTTTATGTTGAGGTCTCAGTTGTAAAAGAAGTTTTATTTTAACGAAATCTAGTCCCTTTCTCGAAATAAATTTACCTGTGTACTTCTCCAAAATTTTTGGTATTCCTATTCTTATCCTACCACTTCCACATGATCTTTTTTCCCCTGTGTGTACACTTACAATTagcatttgttgaacttgcaactgCCACATGTTAGAGCTGCAGTAAAGTTTTTACATTGTAATTTTCAAGAAGTTATGGTTTAACAAGAAAATTTTGGAGCAATACTTAATCtcactattactaattagaggctctTTAGCTGAAACTCCATGTTAATTTCCACACGACGTGCCAAAAAGGATAAATTCTAGAAATTCACATAATCATCAGAACACATTAGGCCTGTATAGGGGGGCACCAAGTTTTCACCGGTGTAGGTAGACAGGCCCAGTTCTTGTATGTGATCAACCATGTGCATCACTAGGTGTGGTATAATATCGAAGAAAGACGGTGGGAAGCACATCTAGAGCTGGCAAAAAAAGTCTACACGATGAAGGCTTTTAGGTCAGGTAGCTTAGCATCATCGATGACCTCTTGTGTGATGTGGTTAAAGAAGTAGGACATgcatgtgatgaccatcttctcGTACTCTGGACCGACAGCCCTAATCACAATTGGAAGCTAGGAACACCGTCAACATGACGTGACAATCATGTGAATTATAGTTGGTCGGTGTGAGGTCTTTCATCGAGACCAGGTTCTTAATGTTGCAAGAGAAACTAGTCAGCACCTTGACACCCCTAAGCCACTGGCACAAAATCGTCTTCTCATCTTTCGTCAGGCTATAGCTCACACCCGGAAGGTCGACTTTCCCGTTCTGCGGTGATGTCGGCTGAATTTCAAGCCTGATGCCCTGGTTGACAAGACCCAGCCGTGGCTTTAGACCATCCTTCATCTTAGTCTTGATGTCTAGCAGGACGCcaatcgtgctttcgaagacattctTCTTCATTAGGTGCATGTAGTCGATGGCAGAACCTTGGACCATGCGCGAGAACACCAACAAAGCACAACACATCCAACACTTAGTCTCTACGGTCGATGTTCGCGCAGATCGTCCGTGAGAACACCTTGCCGACCGGTTAAAAATTCAATATTGTTTGTTTTGTTAGCCTAAGAACATCCCCTCAAATCTTGCACCCACAGTATGACCGATTGATCACCGGATTGTCCATGAAAACACTCAGAAAAAGGGCTAACTCTTTGCACCTTCTGACCGCTCTAAGAAACAACTCGGTGGACACGTATATTGTTCCACGGAACACAAGAACACTCAGAGCCCAAACCTAAAACAGAACCCTCAGTATTGCACTCATGGACTGTTTGCTAGGACAACTTTACACCCCTAAGCCACTGGCACAAAACCGTCTTCTCATCTTTGGTCAGGCTATAGCTCACACCTAGAAGGTCGACTTTCCCGTTCTATGGTGATGTCGATTGAATTTCAAGCCTGATGCCCTGATTGACAAGACCCAGCCATGGCTTCAGACCATCCTTCATCTTAGTCTTGATGTCTAGCAGACACcaatcgtgctttcgaagacattctTCTTCATTAGGTGCATGCAGTCAATGGCAGCACCTTGGACCATCCGCGAGAATACCAACAAAGCACAACACATCCAACACTTAGTCTCTGTGGTCGATGTTCTCGCAGGTCATCCatgagtgaaaggatcaagatgcccaagagggggggtgaattgggctaattctaaattttcttgcaataatcaaatcctacggatagcccaattaaccccttgtgcctagaaaagtgtttctatcaaactaacgcacaaaggacttgcaacccaTGTTccaaaacttactctagcatggcaattctatgaatataaagacaagtattgaattgctcaaagtaaatactcaaggtgaatgctcaaagtaaggagagagaggaacgcggcgatgttttgccgaggtatcgaagagtcgccactccccactagtcctcgttggagcacccgcgcaagggtgtagctcccccttgatccgcgcaaggatcaagtgctctctacgggttgattcttcgacactccgtcgcggcgaatcacccaaagccgctcacaacttgagttgggtcacccacaagctccgccgggtgatcaccaagctcccaatcaccaccaagccgtctaggtgatggcgatcaccaagagtaacaagcacgaactctcacttgaccatgcgaagcctaatgagaagatagatgcacacttggctactcttgattcactaatgaggctactctcttggattctcaaatctcaatcacctcactaggaccttgctcttcttggcactcacaaacgtgtttctcagctgttggaatgagcaaaagtaactccacacacgagtggagcttctatttataaggcagcttgaaaaacaaaccattatgagcttctgcgggatgaccggatgctccggtcgtgttgaccggacgctccagtcagttcaacccgtgaaccagtaaaaatgtgttgaccggacgctggcagggtccggtcaccactgtccggacgcattcggtcgcataaaacccttactggaaccttactggactcgaccggacgctgaacccttagggtccggtcagtacggaccggacacgtccggtcacagattcccttctctggaaccttattggagtcgaccggacgctgtctctcagcgtccggtcacatgacctctccagcgtccggtcgcaccgaacgctgactactgatcaaatgaactgaccggaccctgcggccagcgttcggtcgcaccggggccagcgtccggtcagcatttgaccctccattcacttccaactctcgatcatatgtgaatgaagtttgctccaaaggatcttaggcattcataggagctacctagagctagttttaacaagtgtgcaccacacctaactcactagactcaactaggtcaagatacccatccataccccccttaatagtacagccaaaggaaaaacaaagtcctaaactactctaagtgtctctccaactccaatcgacacttagaactagtcatccttaaccttgtcatccatcctttgaaaactgaaatgatttccatcgtgggGGCATGactaccttgattgcccaattgatctccattaccatgacctaacttaattgcctctgcaaaacacacgttagtcatagtaatcttgtattgtcattaatcaccgaaacccaactaggggcctagatgctttcaatctttccctttttggtgattgatgacaataccacctcgagtatgtgaaagagtgaggtttttgacgggcttggttcatataagcttttgtcggtaagaacaaaagtgttagtcaagcttatatgacccaagccaacacaatatactcaaaggatatgaattaagcatgagtacgagtaacaatgctcatttgcatcggagtataaacgcggaagcaaaggcaagtgagcataacacaagagatatgacatataaataatgtaaagtagcgatcacacatgtcatatatcacaatcacgtagatagcactatcacatatatataatcgtatgcatgaaagtaaacacatgaaagcataagtaatagtgtatcacacaaataaaactccaaatgtatataataggctaatactatataactagctccccctgagtctacatactcaaaccctctccccctttggcgtcaaacaccaaaacctaagggtcggtcggcggggctgcagcagatgagtcgggcgctgaagtgcatggagcaagctagaactgggcaccatcatcatctgaccctaaactctaaatagactgaccctctgtagcaggaagtgtcgctgaagcggtctgggtctgagctggagctggtgctgcctgtgaagctgctagaacatctgtcgtaggatctgacgaggcgatagacgaggggagcctctgagtagtcactgcgactggggctgctgtagaaggaccggcggtatgcatatgaggtggtgtaggcatgccggtcaacttgctgaaagatgctccaagactcctggagactgacgtgtcaggcagaaatagcgagggtgactactctggtgagaagcccatgtgatatggagtgaactacaGGGCAACCACCAATGAGGACAACCACTCGGACACCtaaactgtaggtgaagcaaactgagctagaggttgtccctgactctgaagcccatgggctatatagctagagtcgtcgaagtggtggtaggctgagcaagctggggcgaaggctatggctgtggggccccaagtgttgtcactacatgctgcataaagcccaTAAGCTGCTGTTGCATGAgtatctactgctgatgcatctgctgctgctgctactagagaagctgctgctgccgctggaactcgtcctgacgagcctggaactgtgcgaagttggcagcggtctcctgtgcctatcgtgcctgatcctgctgcattcgctcaagaatggcaatcaatgcggggtccatctgcggtgctggtggagctgagctagaactgttggcctctacatcatgtctgcgtggaggcatctgaggaattggcagatagtcatcatccgagctatcactggactcggtcatcccctgctaggcctcaagctgctcctcctctgtagcggctatacctctaatgatctcgtcctgctgagctgctgactcgggAACATCTAGATGACGACTGGGCTGAGCAGGTGCctatggagtgctgtgcctgatcctctgtgccatgttgtatgtgggaaactctatggtggcagccttgtactctacaaccaactcaggggtcctgacctgcacacacttgagcatcaagaatgtgacccggTGTGCATAAGGAAGTTGTCTacaacccttgaagccctcagcaatagtatcctccatctctgatagaaggaggtcccaaatgtcgaacacagtctgctgcatcagggcattaaggagccagagctgtaggtgagtcagaccctctctgtatcccaacctgggaagtagtgtcctcctgataatggcctctagcacacgagctataggagtcaggtcactagggttcctgctcgacccctcaccaaagggctctttGAAGCAATGTCTcaccagatctgtagggggcaccaaccctctatgaggacgcctaggaggctcctgctgtccatagcatacctcatgcaacttgataggctgatcctgtaacctcagtatctcccaggccttgaaactcatcaccctataatctctgccgttgaatgcaaagtgaatgaagttgtgatgcagatcaacgtagagtgaagcataaaactaccgaacccaagatggtacatatactcctatccggccaatcagatctgcgagccctgacaaatatgacaagtaggggcagatgtgctctccagctgctgccacaatagactctaaactgcagactctctgagatctgaacactgccccactgttgagataggcattatagaaatcctcctagagcggcgtgtagaacccctctactgctctctcat encodes:
- the LOC136473574 gene encoding protein VACUOLELESS GAMETOPHYTES-like, producing MGASQSVVSGHHAHPEGRHHRLKRVSGNEVREPCMICAKPVELGEQAYRCRHAGCGFVLHDACYHLPKKMKHFAHSGHHHHLTLSDGHQLPAGRRSCNICAVNFDTTGGGGRPSSFIYGCKRCSGFYAHQRCCRLPRTMHNTALHQHALTLLPPLAPQPRANGHGSRGGGRRCLNAAGKCNNAKRLENDAMSYQCNQCDVEVCLACQLPPVPEPDHGGPAVEPKNSCGNVVESLSAVGQQLATATGIVLRALCCAWLGAPMAAPTPAPSKS